One stretch of Ptiloglossa arizonensis isolate GNS036 chromosome 7, iyPtiAriz1_principal, whole genome shotgun sequence DNA includes these proteins:
- the LOC143148984 gene encoding putative 3-methyladenine DNA glycosylase isoform X2, giving the protein MKRTRSISKAISAKEELDKDETQTKSKDDEYHVMVKAKNVENLKINDTLKMLKTQTEIIDATKSLNEQPLKDIKSSENTEKRKLNLKSLRDRHKIINEELKPNTRPAKNKPRAVVDLKMMEEELKQLEDPPLTTWEKEICSNRLPLSFFNSPCEELAQNLLGKVLVRYLENGTILKGRIVETEGYLGVIDKASHTYQNKITPRNIPMYMLPGTIYVYMTYGMYHCFNISSQGEGCAVLIRAAEPIEGIECMASHRTSTRISSAPKKSLTNLKTHELCNGPSKLCISFQLHKKHSKYSMCSWKHLWIENSNIDEKINIVKCPRIGIDGYGAEWSNKPLRYYIHGNKAVSKRNKEAELLLQLN; this is encoded by the exons atgaagAGAACACGGTCTATTTCGAAGGCAATTTCAGCTaaagaagaactcgataaagatGAAACACAAACAAAATCAAAG GATGATGAATATCATGTAATGGTAAAAGCTAAAAATGTAGAAAACCTAAAGATAAATGACacattaaaaatgttaaaaactcAGACCGAAATTATTGATGCTACGAAGTCTTTGAATGAACAACCCTTGAAAGATATTAAGAGTTCTGAGAACACAGAAAAAAGGAAACTTAATTTAAAAAGTCTAAGGGACA GgcataaaataataaacgagGAATTAAAACCAAATACACGTCCTGCAAAAAACAAACCTAGAGCTGTGGTAGATCTTAAAATGatggaagaagaattaaaacaACTAGAAGATCCACCTTTAACTACGTGGGAAAAAGAGATATGTTCTAATCGACTACCGTTGTCATTTTTTAATTCTCCCTGTGAAGAATTAGCTCAAAATTTATTAG ggAAAGTATTAGTTCGTTACCTTGAAAATGGAACTATTTTAAAGGGTAGAATTGTTGAAACAGAAGGTTATTTAGGTGTAATTGATAAAGCTTCTCACACatatcaaaataaaataactCCTCGTAATATACCAATGTATATGCTACCAGGTACTATCTATGTATATATGACATATGGCATGTATCATTGCTTCAATATATCTAGTCAAG GTGAGGGATGTGCTGTTTTGATAAGAGCTGCTGAACCtatagaaggtattgaatgcatggCCAGTCACCGAACTTCAACAAGAATATCAAGTGCACCAAAAAAATCTTTGACAAATTTAAAAACACATGAATTATGCAatggaccatcaaaattatgtaTATCTTTTCAACTTCATAAAAAGCATAGTAAATACTCAATGTGTTCATGGAAACATTTGTGGATTGAAAATAGCAATATAGATGAGAAAATTAACATTGTGAAGTGTCCTAGAATAGGTATAGACGGTTATGGAGCAGAGTGGTCAAATAAACCATTACGGTATTATATTCACGGTAACAAAGCCGTGAGTAAACGAAATAAAGAAGCTGAATTGTTATTGCaactaaattaa
- the LOC143148984 gene encoding uncharacterized protein LOC143148984 isoform X3, translating into MKRTRSISKAISAKEELDKDETQTKSKDDEYHVMVKAKNVENLKINDTLKMLKTQTEIIDATKSLNEQPLKDIKSSENTEKRKLNLKSLRDRHKIINEELKPNTRPAKNKPRAVVDLKMMEEELKQLEDPPLTTWEKEICSNRLPLSFFNSPCEELAQNLLGKVLVRYLENGTILKGRIVETEGYLGVIDKASHTYQNKITPRNIPMYMLPGTIYVYMTYGMYHCFNISSQDFR; encoded by the exons atgaagAGAACACGGTCTATTTCGAAGGCAATTTCAGCTaaagaagaactcgataaagatGAAACACAAACAAAATCAAAG GATGATGAATATCATGTAATGGTAAAAGCTAAAAATGTAGAAAACCTAAAGATAAATGACacattaaaaatgttaaaaactcAGACCGAAATTATTGATGCTACGAAGTCTTTGAATGAACAACCCTTGAAAGATATTAAGAGTTCTGAGAACACAGAAAAAAGGAAACTTAATTTAAAAAGTCTAAGGGACA GgcataaaataataaacgagGAATTAAAACCAAATACACGTCCTGCAAAAAACAAACCTAGAGCTGTGGTAGATCTTAAAATGatggaagaagaattaaaacaACTAGAAGATCCACCTTTAACTACGTGGGAAAAAGAGATATGTTCTAATCGACTACCGTTGTCATTTTTTAATTCTCCCTGTGAAGAATTAGCTCAAAATTTATTAG ggAAAGTATTAGTTCGTTACCTTGAAAATGGAACTATTTTAAAGGGTAGAATTGTTGAAACAGAAGGTTATTTAGGTGTAATTGATAAAGCTTCTCACACatatcaaaataaaataactCCTCGTAATATACCAATGTATATGCTACCAGGTACTATCTATGTATATATGACATATGGCATGTATCATTGCTTCAATATATCTAGTCAAG ATTTTAGGTGA
- the Ash2 gene encoding set1/Ash2 histone methyltransferase complex subunit ASH2, with amino-acid sequence MSEEKFESPIDKVDEAQTEPIEDKIKIKPDDKSKQKHKPEEITEKPNGRTNNETGNCYCGKERNLNIVELLCASCLRWFHESCIGYQLGKLVPFMMNYIFMCKNCSPTGLESFKKNQAPFPQMCVTAIANLLQISQKENEQRTLFHKDKDIIPFIECHWDSMTTMPRRVTQSWHATIHRALLKDVGTLFTIEESGPDGQLFGLVCSDLLMIKPNYEAMIKGGHLKVTEMGVQHVVPLSGGLRGRNAKRKFPGEGAGTGPGKKGRGSDMTAPKLPAHGYPLEHPFNKDGYRYILAEPDPHAPFRQEFDESSDWAGKPIPGWLYRGLSPSTVLLALHDRAPQLRVSEDRLAVTGEKGYCMVRATHNVSRGTWYWEATIEEMPEGSATRLGWGQEYANLQAPLGYDKFGYSWRSRKGTRFHESRGKHYNNSYGEGDTLGFLITLPDTHDASHLPNTYKDRPLVKFKSHLYYEEKDQVPEALKALKPLDGSKITFYKNGVNQGEAFIDINKGAYYPTISVHKSATVSVNFGPNFKCPPTDIPFRGMHDRAEEAIAEQSMADILYFTENEGKLRLDTFAL; translated from the exons ATGTCGGAAGAAAAGTTCGAAAG tcCAATCGATAAGGTAGATGAAGCACAAACTGAACCAATCGAAgataagataaaaataaaacctGATGATAAAAGTAAACAGAAACATAAGCCGGAAGAAATTACTGAGAAACCTAATGGTCGAACCAACAATGAAACTGGAAACTGTTACTG TGGAAAGGAAAGAAATCTAAATATTGTAGAATTATTATGTGCTAGCTGTTTGAGATGGTTTCATGAATCTTGTATTGGATATCAATTGGGTAAATTAGTACCCTTTATGATGAACTATATATTTATGTGCAAAAATTGTTCTCCCACGGGTTTAGAAagttttaaaaaaaatcaagcac CATTTCCACAAATGTGTGTCACAGCAATAGCAAATCTGTTGCAAATATCTCAGAaagaaaatgaacaaagaacacTTTTTCATAAGGACAAAGACATTATTCCTTTTATTGAGTGTCATTGGGATAGTATGACTACAATGCCACGCAGAGTCACTCAATCTTGGCATGCCACT ATACATAGAGCACTATTAAAAGATGTTGGAACATTATTTACTATTGAAGAAAGTGGTCCGGATGGTCAATTGTTTGGACTTGTATGTTCTGATCTTCTAATGATTAAACCAAATTATGAAGCCATGATTAAGGGTGGACATTTAAAAGTAACCGAAATGGGTGTTCAGCATGTTG TGCCACTTAGTGGAGGACTTCGTGGTCGCAATGCAAAACGCAAGTTCCCTGGAGAAGGAGCAGGTACAGGACCTGGCAAAAAAGGGAGAGGTTCGGATATGACAGCTCCTAAATTACCTGCTCATGGATATCCTCTTGAACATCCTTTTAATAAAGACGGCTACAGATATATTCTTGCCGAACCTGATCCTCATGCACCATTTAGACAG GAATTTGACGAAAGTAGTGATTGGGCAGGGAAACCTATTCCTGGGTGGCTCTACAGAGGCTTGAGTCCAAGTACAGTTTTACTTGCATTACATGATCGAGCTCCACAGCTTAGAGTCTCTGAAGACAGGCTGGCAGTTACTGGCGAAAAAGGCTATTGTATGGTTAGGGCCACACATA atgTAAGTAGGGGAACATGGTACTGGGAAGCAACTATTGAAGAAATGCCAGAAGGTTCAGCCACTAGACTAGGATGGGGTCAAGAATATGCTAATTTACAGGCTCCACTTGGTTATGATAAATTTGGATATTCTTGGAGATCTAG GAAAGGTACACGGTTTCATGAAAGTAGAGGTAAACATTACAATAACAGTTATGGAGAAGGCGATACCTTAGGATTCCTAATAACTTTACCTGATACACATGATGCTTCACACTTACCAAACACATATAAAGATCga cctttagtaaagtttaaaagTCATCTTTACTATGAAGAAAAGGATCAAGTACCTGAAGCACTTAAGGCTCTAAAACCTCTGGATGGCAGTAAAATTACCTTTTATAAAAATGGTGTAAATCAAGGTGAAGCATTTATAGATATCAACAAAGGAGCTTATTATCCTACAATATCTGTTCATAAAAGTGCTACAGTTTCCGTAAACTTTGGACCAAATTTTAAATGTCCTCCTACTGATATACCTTTTAGAGGG ATGCACGATAGAGCAGAAGAAGCAATTGCAGAACAATCTATGGCTGATATACTTTATTTCACTGAAAATGAGGGAAAATTAAGACTGGATACTTTTGCTTTATGA
- the LOC143149145 gene encoding facilitated trehalose transporter Tret1, producing MTSEDPEKDEAKNITIWPQWLAAFALSLAVIGSGLANGWASPYLAQLTSTEANVPLRLTDTEVSWVASLLNLGRLVGALLSALCQEYIGRKKVLLLGGLPMASSWVFSICATSVMWLYTSRFCSGIGSGILWSALSMYISEIADPRIRGSLISMNVNAASVGIFLGNAMGPYLSMEMFGYVSLVPNILFMILFSLIPESPYHYLLHGNINKAEASLKWFRRKADVKAELRELQEFVDGAETNIFRNLKLFLLPSNLMKAFVVLGIYGFAYGSGYNVVTAYGEIIVTKTEISITPSLVVTILGLSTIVASSTATLLIDKLGRKSLLISSGIGASISMASLGLHFHLLSLGYNGNKLTWLPIISLLMFNLSVGAGLNPIPTTLLGEVFPANLKNVASLCVTSCNALMSFASTRTYQPYLDIVGEKFLFWTYSIFMLFSVPYVYFLVPETTGKSLLEIQRATKK from the exons ATGACCAGCGAGGATCCAGAAAAGGATGAAGCTAAAAACATCACGATCTGGCCGCAATGGTTGGCTGCGTTTGCGC TCAGCTTAGCTGTTATCGGAAGTGGTCTCGCGAATGGCTGGGCATCGCCGTACTTGGCTCAACTGACATCAACGGAAGCGAACGTGCCTTTGAGACTGACAGATACCGAAGTATCCTGGGTGGCCTCCCTTTTAAATCTTGGCCGGCTCGTCGGCGCTTTGCTCAGTGCACTGTGTCAAG AGTATATTGGACGAAAGAAAGTGCTTCTACTTGGTGGTCTACCGATGGCCTCGAGCTGGGTATTCAGTATTTGTGCCACATCGGTCATGTGGCTCTACACATCCAGGTTCTGCTCAGGAATCGGGTCAGGAATTTTATGGTCTGCACTCTCGATGTACATAAGCGAGATCGCCGATCCCAGGATTCGTGGTTCACTG ATATCCATGAACGTGAATGCAGCTTCCGTTGGTATATTCTTGGGCAATGCAATGGGCCCTTATCTGTCCATGGAGATGTTCGGGTACGTGAGTCTCGTTCCGAATATCCTCTTCATGATCCTCTTCAGTTTGATACCCGAATCACCCTACCATTACCTCCTGCATGGGAATATCAACAAGGCCGAGGCATCCTTGAAGTGGTTTAGACGAAAAGCTGACGTCAAAGCCGAATTGCGAGAACTCCAGGAATTCGTCGACGGGGCTGAAactaatatttttcgaaacttgAAGCTGTTCCTTTTACCAA GTAACTTGATGAAAGCTTTCGTTGTGCTTGGAATTTACGGTTTCGCTTACGGGAGTGGATACAACGTCGTGACCGCGTACGGGGAGATAATCGTGACGAAAACCGAGATTAGTATAACACCTAGCTTAGTGGTCACTATTCTTGGTTTGTCGACAATCGTTGCTAGTTCAACAGCTACGTTACTGATCGACAAACTCGGCAGGAAGAGTCTCCTGATCAGTTCTGGCATCGGAGCATCGATATCCATGGCATCATTGGGTCTACATTTTCATCTTCTTTCTCTGGGGTACAATGGCAACAAGCTAACATGGCTGCCTATAATCTCTCTGTTGATGTTCAATCTCTCCGTGGGTGCAGGACTGAATCCAATTCCGACTACACTGTTGGGTGAAGTCTTTCCGGCGAACTTGAAAAATGTGGCTTCGCTGTGCGTGACGTCCTGCAACGCGTTAATGTCTTTCGCTAGTACAAGAACTTATCAGCCGTATTTGGACATAGTtggagaaaaatttttgttctGGACATACAGTATTTTCATGCTGTTCTCGGTGCCCTACGTCTACTTTCTCGTACCGGAAACGACGGGTAAGAGTCTCTTAGAAATTCAACGAGCGACAAAGAAATAA
- the Dor gene encoding vacuolar protein sorting-associated protein 18 dor: MTTIFNQYKQPSQRSKQLQAPQIHPDISTAGFIQMKLQNDGPIFIKQKVNFLPSDKILHLVVNNNIIVIAMANSILLRIDMKHPDTPEEIDISKYTVNMKISGMFLDPLGNHLLITLVSKNQDNSPPELFYLHRKTTKLKQAGKFKGHEITAVGWNFANTSETTTGPILLGTSKALIFETEIGLNGDKIFNTSLEQYWRQVFDIGENAKPPITGLEFHKIPNTDTYIIIVTTLIRIYQYIGSVQNLEEKPLLQQVFNKYLNMEESFTDVISSLPYSKMQFYYPALGAFPKTFGWLTEAGIIYGQVDPNIHAKSILINRKMLGSSETSVIDNVSTAHPLSFVLTEFHVLLLYTNHVKGVSLLNQELIFEDIYNDSVGNLLNITKDHVTRSVWAYSDWAVFKYKINKEDRNVWQVYVDKGEFELAKEYCSDNPAHIDQVLVKQAEMFFKNKEYEKSALTYADTHSSFEEISIKFLEEGQIEALKTFLKKKLEGLKARDKTQITMIVVWVIELFMNQMGVLRSNNTSYLHDPQYSELQKQFDGFLAIPKVEECVKRNRSTIYDLIASHGDKDNLIRLTIMHCNYENVIRQHLYENNYLEALEVLKSQNNKDLFYQFSGILLQEIPRPTVTALILQGPLLKPSKLLPALVSCNSGEQHAKQIIRYLEFCVYKLSCQEQTIHNFLLSLYARYAQSEVMRYIISQGQDINMVHYDVHYALRLCQEVGLTKACVQLSALLGLWTTAVDLALTKSVDLAKQIAAMPSDNNEELRKKLWLKIAEHVVREKDDIQQAMKFLQDCDIVRIEDILPFFSDFVTIDHFKDAICNSLQEYNLHIQDLKEEMEEAIKAAELIRNDIQEFRTRCTFVHAKDTCNICDVQLLLRPFYVFPCGHRFHSDCLVAALTPMLSMDQRTKLADLQQQLTTLSNKPDITSVGSTSLSKKDQIKADIDELVASECLYCGELMIETIDKPFIEEEDYERVMKEWT, encoded by the exons ATGACAACAATATTTAATCAATATAAGCAACCCTCTCAGCGATCAAAACAACTACAAGCACCACAAATTCATCCTGATATT AGTACAGCAGGATTTATCCAAATGAAATTACAAAATGATGGACCGATTTTTATAAAACAGAAAGTTAATTTCCTACCATCTGACAAAATTTTACATcttgttgttaataataatataattgttATTGCTATGGCTAATAGTATTCTTCTGCGTATTGATATGAAACATCCAGATACACCAGAAG AGATTGACATATCGAAATATACAGTGAACATGAAAATATCAGGAATGTTTCTTGATCCATTGGGTAATCATTTATTAATAACTTTGGTTTCAAAAAATCAAGATAATTCACCACCTgagttattttatttacatagaaaaacaacaaaattaAAACAG gCAGGTAAATTTAAAGGACATGAAATTACTGCTGTTGGGTGGAACTTTGCAAATACCTCTGAAACTACTACAGGTCCAATTCTCTTAGGAACTTCAAAAGCTCTTATTTTTGAAACAGAAATTGGTTTAAATggtgataaaatatttaatacaagcTTGGAGCAATATTGGCGTcag GTTTTTGATATAGGAGAAAATGCTAAACCACCTATTACTGGATTAGAATTCCACAAAATACCAAATACAGatacatatataattattgTCACTACTCTCATACGCATTTATCAATATATTGGATCAGTACAAAACCTAGAAGAAAAACCCTTATTGCAACAAGTTTTTAATAAGTATTTGAATATGGAAG AAAGCTTTACTGATGTAATAAGTTCCTTGCCTTATTCTAAAATGCAATTTTATTATCCTGCACTTGGTGCATTTCCAAAGACATTTGGTTGGTTAACTGAAGCTGGTATAATATATGGTCAG GTTGATCCAAATATACATGCAAAAAGTATATTaataaatcgaaaaatgttAGGATCTTCTGAAACAAGTGTCATAGATAATGTCTCAACAGCTCATCCACTGTCTTTTGTTTTAACAGAATTTCATGTATTGTTACTTTATACAAATCATGTAAAAGGCGTATCTCTTTTAAATCAAGAATTGATATTTGAGGACATCTATAATGAT TCTGTTGGAAATTTACTTAATATTACTAAAGATCATGTAACTCGTTCAGTATGGGCTTATAGTGATTGGgcagtatttaaatataaaattaataaagaggATAGAAATGTTTGGCAG GTTTATGTTGATAAAGGTGAATTTGAGCTTGCTAAAGAATATTGTTCAGATAATCCAGCACATATAGATCAAGTACTTGTAAAACAAGCagaaatgttttttaaaaataaaga ATATGAGAAAAGTGCTCTCACTTATGCAGACACTCATTCATCATTTGaagaaatttctataaaatttcttGAAGAAGGGCAAATAGAGGCTTTAAAAACATTTCTTAAAAAG AAACTTGAAGGATTAAAAGCAAGAGATAAAACACAAAtaactatgattgttgtatgggtaattgaattatttatgaATCAAATGGGTGTATTACGGAGTAATAATACATCATATTTACATGATCCACAATACTCAGAACTACAGAAACAATTTGATGGGTTTCTTGCAATACCAAAAGTTGAG GAATGTGTAAAAAGAAATCGTAGTACTATATATGATTTAATAGCAAGTCATGGTGATAAAGATAATCTTATACGTTTAACTATAATGCATTGCAATTATGAAAATGTGATACGTCAGCATTTGTATGAAAATAATTACTTAGAAGCCCTTGAAGTTTTGAAAagtcaaaataataaagatctCTTTTATCAATTTTCTGGTATTCTATTACAAGAAATACCACGTCCTACAGTGACTGCTTTAATATTACAAGGTCCTTTATTAAAACCATCCAAACTTCTTCCAGCTTTAGTGTCTTGTAACAGTGGTGAACAACAT GCAAAACAAATAATCAGATATCTGGAGTTTTGTGTGTATAAACTAAGCTGCCAGGAACAGACAATTCATAATTTCTTATTGTCATTATATGCTCGTTATGCACAAAGTGAAGTAATGCGCTACATTATTTCTCAAG GACAAGATATAAATATGGTACATTACGATGTGCATTATGCATTACGATTATGTCAAGAAGTTGGTTTAACCAAAGCATGTGTACAATTGTCTGCTTTACTTGGACTCTGGACGACAGCAGTTGATTTAGCTTTGACAAAAAGTGTTGATCTTGCTAAACAAATAGCTGCAATGCCATCTGATAATAATGAAGAATTACGGAAGAAATTATGGTTAAAAATAG CTGAACATGTGGTTCGAGAGAAAGATGATATACAGCAAGCAATGAAATTTTTACAAGATTGTGATATAGTCAGAATAGAAGACATACTACCATTTTTTTCAGATTTTGTTACGATAGATCACTTTAAAGATGCTATTTGCAATTCATTAcag GAATATAACCTACATATTCAAGATCTCAAGGAAGAAATGGAAGAAGCAATAAAAGCAGCTGAACTTATTAGGAATGATATACAGGAGTTTAGAAcaag GTGTACATTTGTACATGCAAAGGATACATGCAATATTTGTGATGTTCAATTGCTTTTGCGACCATTTTATGTATTTCCATGTGGACATAGATTTCATAGTGATTGTCTTGTAGCTGCATTGACACCTATGTTGTCAATGGATCAAAGGACAAAGCTCGCTGACCTTCAACAACAACTTACTACTCTTTCAAATAAACCAGATATTACATCAGTTGGGTCTACATCTTTATCTAAAAAAGATCAAATCAAAGCTGATATTGATGAATTAGTAGCCTCTGAATGTTTATATTGTGGAGAACTTATGATAGA gaCTATAGATAAACCATTTATTGAAGAGGAAGATTATGAAAGGGTAATGAAGGAATGGACATAA
- the LOC143148985 gene encoding DNA-binding transcriptional regulator BolA, with protein MYKTTVLIGKKICMQLPYVSSRSTFISLQNMSTIVENNPIELSIRKKLIDSLNPSYIKVINESYMHNVPKGSETHFKVIVVSDVFKDKPLLKRHQIINKLLQAELEDGVHALSIVAKTTDQWEDNNKITPSPACKGGFGR; from the exons ATGTATAAAACAACAGTATTGATAGGAAAAA AAATATGTATGCAACTGCCCTATGTTAGCTCTAGGAGCACTTTCATTTCTTTACAAAATATGAGTACTATTGTAGAAAATAACCCAATAGAACTttcaataagaaaaaaattaatagatTCTTTAAATCCATCTTATATTAAAGTAATAAATGAATCTTATATGCATAATGTTCCTAAAGGATCTGAAACACATTTCAAAGTAATTGTTGTATCCGATGTATTTAAAGATAAACCACTTCTTAAG cgtcatcaaataataaataagtTATTGCAAGCAGAATTAGAAGATGGAGTACATGCATTATCAATAGTA GCAAAAACAACTGATCAATGGGAagacaataataaaataactcCAAGTCCAGCTTGCAAGGGTGGTTTTGGAAGATGA
- the LOC143148984 gene encoding putative 3-methyladenine DNA glycosylase isoform X1 has product MKRTRSISKAISAKEELDKDETQTKSKDDEYHVMVKAKNVENLKINDTLKMLKTQTEIIDATKSLNEQPLKDIKSSENTEKRKLNLKSLRDRHKIINEELKPNTRPAKNKPRAVVDLKMMEEELKQLEDPPLTTWEKEICSNRLPLSFFNSPCEELAQNLLGKVLVRYLENGTILKGRIVETEGYLGVIDKASHTYQNKITPRNIPMYMLPGTIYVYMTYGMYHCFNISSQESGAYVQIKSVEPILGLDYMELLRNMQLEKNQTTKKILKNVQRIKRYELCNSPSKICTAFVIDEDIFKGKKIYNCNNLWIAHDPYVKSTTIVAAHLNNNLDHNEQKVWRYYVLGSSSVTRRNIKSEEFAYNI; this is encoded by the exons atgaagAGAACACGGTCTATTTCGAAGGCAATTTCAGCTaaagaagaactcgataaagatGAAACACAAACAAAATCAAAG GATGATGAATATCATGTAATGGTAAAAGCTAAAAATGTAGAAAACCTAAAGATAAATGACacattaaaaatgttaaaaactcAGACCGAAATTATTGATGCTACGAAGTCTTTGAATGAACAACCCTTGAAAGATATTAAGAGTTCTGAGAACACAGAAAAAAGGAAACTTAATTTAAAAAGTCTAAGGGACA GgcataaaataataaacgagGAATTAAAACCAAATACACGTCCTGCAAAAAACAAACCTAGAGCTGTGGTAGATCTTAAAATGatggaagaagaattaaaacaACTAGAAGATCCACCTTTAACTACGTGGGAAAAAGAGATATGTTCTAATCGACTACCGTTGTCATTTTTTAATTCTCCCTGTGAAGAATTAGCTCAAAATTTATTAG ggAAAGTATTAGTTCGTTACCTTGAAAATGGAACTATTTTAAAGGGTAGAATTGTTGAAACAGAAGGTTATTTAGGTGTAATTGATAAAGCTTCTCACACatatcaaaataaaataactCCTCGTAATATACCAATGTATATGCTACCAGGTACTATCTATGTATATATGACATATGGCATGTATCATTGCTTCAATATATCTAGTCAAG AGTCAGGAGCATATGTACAAATTAAATCAGTGGAACCGATACTTGGTCTTGATTATATGGAATTACTAAGAAATATgcaattggaaaaaaatcaaacaacaaaaaaaattttgaaaaatgttcaacgcATCAAACGATATGAACTTTGTAACAGTCCATCCAAGATTTGTACAGCTTTTGTTATTGATGAAGATATtttcaaaggaaaaaaaatttacaattgtaACAATTTATGGATAGCACATGATCCTTATGTAAAATCCACTACTATTGTAGCAGCACATCTTAATAATAATTTGGATCATAATGAACAAAAAGTATGGCGATACTATGTGTTAGGAAGTTCTAGCGTTACTCGGAGAAATATCAAATCTGAAGAATTTGCTTATAATATCTAA
- the LOC143149632 gene encoding odorant receptor Or2 has translation MKEHSKSSIDYFILPNKIICSIAGMWPIDEKSSTSNKVFAYFRLLFALTAVSNVFVPELLTIVVNWGDLQILAGVGCVLTTVGQLLFKMVYIIVRKKKAYWLYNELRDLWNTSDDIEERQPFEKLAYWARTITIVFYSSCLCNVFTFTIAAALNYIKIKYNANENANKSRHLPFEVWYGTDITDSPQFEIAFICQVVSSLICCAGISGLDATFVTIILHVCGQFKLINTWFNKIRIERSCELVRANCFGNLEANLIRCIRHHQRMINVVNKVNNLLTPIIFVQLLTSGVEICLSGFAVTDNSGTGVDKLKCISYLISMWIQLVLWCWAGEILVQESQQIGHTIYLNVSWYSLPPIYRRQLCLIIVRAQQNCSIRALTFQTLSIHTLTAVFNTAASYFTLLRQMQQK, from the exons ATGAAAGAACACTCGAAGtcgtcgatcgattattttataCTACCGAACAAGATTATTTGCAGTATAGCCGGAATGTGGCCTATCGACGAGAAGAGTTCAACGAGTAACAAAGTGTTTGCCTACTTCCGGTTGTTGTTCGCGTTAACCGCGGTCAGTAACGTTTTCGTACCAGAGCTTCTGACAATAGTGGTGAACTGGGGCGATCTGCAGATTTTGGCAG GTGTGGGATGCGTCTTAACCACGGTCGGACAATTATTGTTCAAAATGGTTTACATAatagtaagaaagaaaaaagcgtATTGGCTTTATAACGAATTAAGAGATCTGTGGAACACCTCTGACGACATCGAAGAAAGGCAACCCTTCGAAAAGTTAGCTTATTGGGCAAGAACTATTACGATAGTATTTTATTCGTCTTGCCTGTGCAACGTGTTCACTTTCACCATTGCAGCGGCattaaattacataaaaatCAAGTATAATGCCAACGAAAACGCAAATAAAAGTCGTCACTTGCCTTTCGAAGTGTG GTACGGAACTGACATCACAGACTCTCCCCAATTCGAGATCGCTTTTATTTGCCAAGTTGTATCCTCCTTGATTTGTTGCGCCGGAATTTCCGGCTTGGACGCCACATTTGTGACCATAATTTTGCACGTGTGCGGTCAGTTTAAATTGATCAACACGTGGTTCAACAAAATCAGAATTGAAAGAAGTTGCGAGCTCGTTCGCGCCAATTGTTTCGGGAACTTGGAGGCCAACTTGATCAGGTGCATCCGACATCACCAACGAATGATAAA CGTGGTGAACAAAGTCAATAATTTATTGACTCCCATCATTTTCGTGCAACTTCTTACCAGCGGCGTGGAAATTTGTTTAAGCGGATTCGCGGTCACCGATAATAGCGGCACAGGTGTCGACAAACTGAAATGTATATCTTATTTAATCTCGATGTGGATACAACTTGTATTATGGTGTTGGGCCGGTGAAATTCTCGTTCAAGAGAGTCAGCAAATAGGTCACACGATTTATCTTAACGTATCGTGGTACAGTTTACCACCGATTTATCGAAGACAGCTTTGTCTTATAATTGTTAGAGCGCAGCAAAATTGCAGTATCCGAGCGTTAACCTTTCAAACGTTATCTATTCATACGTTAACGGCC GTGTTCAATACAGCTGCCTCTTACTTTACTCTATTGcgacaaatgcaacaaaaataa